The following proteins are co-located in the Desulfobacterales bacterium genome:
- a CDS encoding sigma-54 dependent transcriptional regulator has product MTEDKNYQILVVDDEVNMRHMLEALLTESGYAVDTASNGADALNRVSGKGYQFIFCDVRMPEMDGMTFLQSAQNMLENTNVIMMSAYGTIDTAIEAMKLGAYDYISKPFKTDEILLALKKAEERERLKSENTRLRQQLKAAEDSLNFGEMIGKSKAMQEVFKLSAKVAHYETTVLITGESGTGKELVARGIHFHGKRSKYDLIPVNCGGIPEALLESELFGYKKGAFTGADKDTKGLFEAASGGTIFLDEVGDLPLSLQVKLLRVLQDNQIRPVGDTKSKEIDVRVIAATSRNLAEEVAAGKFREDLFYRLNVMPIRLPPLVERSEEIPLLCRHFIDRYNRKFGKSVEHLSSAAMNLFLEHRWPGNVRELENIIERAVVLAEGSVIEPDLLPPEITGKAKSSSIDDIFQGYSLKAGKVILEKNMIQRALEATGGNRTQAAKLLEISHPSLLQKIKAYELSS; this is encoded by the coding sequence ATGACAGAAGATAAAAACTATCAAATTCTTGTGGTGGATGACGAGGTCAACATGCGGCATATGCTGGAGGCCCTTTTGACCGAATCCGGTTACGCCGTGGATACCGCCTCAAATGGCGCCGATGCCTTGAACCGGGTCTCCGGCAAGGGCTATCAGTTTATTTTCTGCGACGTCCGGATGCCGGAGATGGACGGCATGACTTTCTTGCAGTCCGCCCAGAACATGCTTGAAAATACCAACGTGATCATGATGTCGGCTTATGGCACCATTGATACCGCAATTGAGGCGATGAAGCTGGGTGCCTATGATTATATCTCTAAACCGTTTAAAACCGATGAGATCCTGCTGGCTTTGAAAAAGGCGGAAGAGCGGGAGCGGTTAAAGTCCGAGAACACCCGGCTTAGGCAGCAGCTCAAGGCGGCTGAGGATAGCCTTAATTTCGGAGAAATGATCGGAAAAAGCAAGGCCATGCAGGAAGTGTTCAAACTCTCCGCCAAGGTCGCCCATTATGAAACCACGGTTTTGATAACCGGCGAGAGTGGCACCGGCAAAGAATTGGTGGCCCGGGGTATCCATTTTCATGGAAAAAGAAGTAAATATGATTTAATTCCGGTAAATTGTGGTGGAATACCTGAAGCGTTACTTGAAAGTGAGCTGTTCGGCTACAAAAAGGGGGCGTTTACCGGTGCGGACAAGGACACCAAGGGGCTTTTTGAGGCGGCTTCCGGCGGGACCATTTTTTTGGACGAGGTGGGCGATTTGCCCTTGTCGCTGCAGGTCAAACTGCTGCGGGTATTGCAGGATAATCAGATTCGGCCGGTGGGGGATACCAAGTCCAAAGAGATTGACGTCCGGGTGATAGCCGCCACATCCAGGAATCTGGCTGAAGAGGTTGCGGCCGGCAAGTTTCGCGAGGATTTGTTCTACCGGTTGAATGTCATGCCGATTCGGCTGCCGCCGCTGGTTGAGCGCTCAGAAGAAATTCCGCTGCTGTGCCGGCACTTCATCGACCGATACAATCGAAAATTCGGCAAATCCGTTGAGCACCTGTCATCCGCTGCCATGAATCTGTTTTTAGAGCACCGATGGCCGGGCAATGTAAGGGAGTTGGAAAATATTATTGAGCGGGCGGTGGTGCTTGCTGAAGGCTCGGTGATCGAGCCGGATCTGCTGCCGCCTGAGATCACCGGCAAGGCTAAAAGCTCAAGCATTGATGATATCTTTCAGGGCTATTCCTTAAAGGCGGGAAAGGTGATTCTTGAAAAAAATATGATTCAGCGGGCACTTGAAGCAACCGGCGGCAATCGCACTCAAGCGGCTAAACTGCTTGAAATCAGCCATCCGTCGCTGCTGCAGAAAATAAAAGCCTATGAGCTCTCTTCTTAA
- a CDS encoding integration host factor subunit alpha has product MALTKNNIVERVNDLGFTKKKSVDIVENLLEIIKRSLESEEDVLVSGFGKFCVKQKSTRRGRNPATGEDLLLDARNVVTFKCSGKLREAINQGQKN; this is encoded by the coding sequence ATGGCACTGACAAAGAATAATATTGTGGAACGGGTAAACGACTTAGGCTTTACAAAGAAAAAATCAGTGGATATTGTTGAAAATCTCCTTGAAATTATCAAGCGAAGCCTTGAATCCGAAGAAGATGTGCTGGTTTCCGGATTCGGCAAATTCTGTGTGAAGCAAAAATCCACCCGCCGCGGCCGAAACCCCGCGACAGGGGAGGATCTGCTGCTGGATGCCCGCAATGTCGTCACTTTTAAGTGCTCCGGCAAATTGCGGGAAGCCATTAATCAGGGACAAAAAAATTAA
- the mfd gene encoding transcription-repair coupling factor has translation MSNAYLNPLSKNIQAGSRLACTNASGTERAFITAEIARTISRPICMVLPTRKACDRMAADIQFFLGADSREVFVFPPYNILPFKQIAYHNETAAKRIHLLYRLASGNAASMIILLPAETLLQRLIPKSILNDYAELLMAGEEIDRDSLITHLHAGGYNHTALVEEPGEYAVRGGIIDIFSPMYAEPLRMELFGDVVDDLRFFSPGTQRKTGTAEEAVILPAREAVLKKQWLDEMIQRVRDHGPDLGLSGEQVNRFISRIRAEGVFNGLESLLPLLYSRLDTLFAYVPENALWIQSDAGEIEKAATNAENVAARNYLQAKEENRLCVDPDHLYDSWTKVASNLINRVCLDYQALPAASTDSPEAGVFPVNASDNTDLTARLASGQKDGHMLQPLTEWIETHRSAGYLTLLVCTTESQAKRLQELLAPYGLSPRISEAADLSSLQKGHAYIYPGQLGAGFVWPAAGLAIITESEIFGERMGRRRRRKGREKVQTGLLDFGELNIDDLVVHIEHGIGQYKGLIKLSVERITSDFLQIRYKGGDKLYLPVDRMDMVQKYMGVEGIEPAIDKLGGKSWQKSRAKAKESVEKIANELLELYAARRARNGYAFSPPDTYYKDFEAGFPYEETSDQLKAIDDVIADMEHSRPMDRLICGDVGYGKTEVALRAAFKAVNEGKQVALLVPTTLLAEQHYVTFSERFARYPVNIECLSRFRSRKKQAEIVNHLKKGTADIVIGTHRLLQKDIELKDLGLMVIDEEQRFGVTHKEKLKKIRSTVDVLSMTATPIPRTLHMSLMGVRDISVIQTPPELRRPIISYISEFDPMIITEGIRKELERGGQIFFVHNNINTIWNMAKYLQDLVPEARLGVAHGRLEEDALERVMYQFMSKEIDMLVCTTIVESGLDIPNANTMLINRADRFGLAQIYQLRGRVGRSNEQAYAYMFVPKEAALTRDAQKRLKVLMEHSDLGAGFQIAMNDLKIRGGGAALGVEQSGHIAAVGYDMFLRLLEESVSRLKGEAVVEKLEPEINVPMSVYIPEAYVPDIDQRMSIYRRLAKMSELKEISDIKAELVDRYGPLPEPAQNLLLKIMLRILAIKAGVKKLDIADSLMVLAFSETHQQHPFGILEMIDKSPDQYVFTPEQTLKVQMTAANSSQLMARAKNTLMEIARHVNY, from the coding sequence ATGTCTAACGCATATTTAAACCCTCTGAGTAAAAACATTCAAGCCGGCAGCCGACTGGCCTGCACCAATGCGTCCGGTACAGAGCGGGCCTTTATTACGGCGGAAATCGCCCGAACCATCTCCAGGCCGATTTGTATGGTCCTGCCGACGCGCAAAGCCTGCGATCGGATGGCCGCGGATATTCAGTTTTTTTTGGGCGCAGATAGCCGGGAAGTCTTTGTCTTTCCGCCATATAATATCCTGCCGTTCAAGCAAATCGCCTATCATAATGAAACCGCGGCCAAGCGCATTCATTTGCTGTACCGACTGGCTTCCGGTAACGCGGCATCGATGATTATCCTGCTGCCGGCTGAAACCCTGCTGCAGCGGCTGATTCCCAAATCCATACTAAATGACTATGCGGAACTGTTGATGGCCGGAGAAGAGATCGATCGGGACAGCCTGATTACGCATCTGCACGCCGGCGGCTACAATCATACTGCCCTGGTTGAGGAACCCGGGGAATATGCCGTCCGGGGCGGGATCATTGATATTTTTTCCCCTATGTATGCCGAGCCCCTGCGCATGGAATTGTTTGGCGATGTGGTTGATGACCTGCGGTTTTTTTCACCAGGCACCCAGCGAAAAACCGGAACCGCCGAGGAAGCTGTGATCCTGCCGGCCAGAGAGGCGGTGCTAAAGAAGCAATGGCTTGATGAAATGATTCAGCGGGTCCGGGACCATGGCCCGGATCTTGGGCTTTCCGGGGAACAGGTTAACCGGTTTATCAGCCGCATTCGCGCAGAAGGGGTGTTTAACGGACTGGAAAGTCTCTTGCCGCTCCTGTATTCAAGGCTTGATACGCTTTTTGCGTATGTACCGGAAAATGCCTTATGGATTCAAAGTGATGCCGGGGAGATTGAAAAAGCAGCCACTAATGCGGAAAATGTGGCTGCCAGAAACTATCTGCAGGCAAAAGAGGAAAATCGTCTGTGTGTGGACCCTGACCATCTTTATGACAGCTGGACCAAGGTGGCATCAAACCTGATCAATCGGGTTTGTCTGGATTATCAGGCCTTGCCCGCTGCTTCAACCGATTCGCCGGAAGCCGGCGTTTTTCCGGTAAATGCGTCGGATAATACCGATCTCACCGCCCGGCTGGCCAGTGGTCAAAAAGACGGGCATATGCTTCAACCCCTTACGGAATGGATTGAAACCCATCGTTCGGCCGGGTATCTGACGCTTTTGGTCTGCACTACAGAATCCCAGGCCAAAAGGCTCCAGGAACTGCTCGCCCCCTATGGGCTGTCGCCCCGGATTTCAGAAGCCGCCGACCTGTCGAGCCTGCAAAAAGGCCATGCCTATATTTATCCGGGCCAGTTGGGCGCCGGTTTTGTCTGGCCGGCGGCAGGGCTTGCCATTATTACGGAATCCGAAATATTCGGCGAGCGAATGGGGCGCCGTCGACGGAGAAAAGGCCGGGAAAAAGTCCAGACCGGACTTCTTGATTTTGGTGAGTTAAATATCGATGACCTGGTGGTCCATATTGAGCATGGCATCGGCCAATATAAAGGCTTAATCAAACTCTCGGTCGAGCGGATCACCAGCGATTTTCTGCAGATCCGCTACAAAGGCGGGGATAAGCTCTATCTGCCGGTGGATCGCATGGACATGGTCCAGAAGTATATGGGGGTTGAAGGCATTGAACCGGCCATTGACAAGCTGGGCGGCAAATCCTGGCAAAAGTCCAGGGCCAAGGCCAAGGAATCCGTTGAAAAAATCGCCAATGAACTTTTAGAACTCTATGCCGCCCGCCGGGCCAGAAATGGCTATGCATTCAGCCCGCCGGACACCTATTACAAGGATTTTGAGGCGGGTTTTCCCTATGAGGAGACCTCGGATCAGTTGAAAGCCATTGATGATGTGATAGCAGACATGGAGCATTCCAGGCCCATGGATCGGCTGATCTGCGGGGATGTCGGCTACGGAAAAACCGAAGTCGCCCTGCGGGCCGCCTTTAAAGCAGTCAATGAGGGAAAGCAGGTGGCCTTGCTGGTTCCCACCACTTTGCTGGCGGAGCAGCATTACGTGACCTTTTCCGAGCGCTTTGCCCGGTATCCGGTCAACATTGAGTGCCTGAGCCGATTCCGGTCCCGGAAAAAGCAGGCAGAGATTGTCAACCACCTGAAAAAGGGAACGGCGGATATCGTTATCGGCACCCACAGGCTCCTGCAGAAGGATATCGAGCTAAAGGATCTGGGCCTGATGGTAATTGATGAGGAGCAGCGTTTCGGGGTCACGCACAAGGAGAAGCTTAAAAAAATAAGAAGTACGGTGGATGTATTATCCATGACCGCCACCCCCATTCCCCGCACTTTGCACATGTCCTTGATGGGGGTTCGCGATATCAGCGTCATCCAGACGCCGCCCGAACTCCGGCGGCCGATCATCTCATATATATCCGAATTTGATCCCATGATCATCACCGAGGGCATCCGCAAGGAGCTAGAACGGGGCGGCCAGATTTTCTTTGTCCACAACAACATCAATACCATCTGGAACATGGCCAAATATCTCCAGGATCTGGTGCCGGAGGCGCGTTTGGGTGTGGCGCATGGGCGACTTGAGGAGGATGCGCTGGAGCGGGTGATGTATCAGTTTATGAGCAAGGAAATCGATATGCTGGTCTGTACCACGATTGTGGAGTCCGGCCTGGATATCCCAAACGCCAATACCATGCTTATCAACCGGGCCGACCGGTTCGGGCTGGCCCAGATCTATCAGCTGCGCGGCCGTGTGGGCCGCTCCAATGAGCAGGCCTATGCGTATATGTTTGTGCCCAAAGAAGCTGCACTGACCCGGGATGCGCAGAAACGGCTCAAGGTTTTAATGGAGCACAGCGATCTGGGCGCGGGATTTCAGATTGCCATGAATGATTTGAAAATCCGCGGCGGCGGCGCGGCGCTGGGGGTTGAGCAGTCCGGCCATATTGCCGCGGTCGGCTATGACATGTTCCTGCGTCTGCTGGAGGAATCCGTGAGCCGGCTGAAAGGCGAAGCCGTGGTGGAAAAGCTTGAGCCTGAGATCAATGTGCCCATGTCGGTCTATATTCCGGAAGCCTATGTGCCGGATATCGACCAGCGGATGTCAATCTATCGGCGGCTGGCCAAAATGAGCGAGTTAAAGGAGATCTCTGATATCAAGGCAGAGCTTGTGGATCGATACGGGCCGCTGCCGGAGCCGGCGCAGAATCTGCTTTTAAAAATTATGCTCCGGATTCTTGCCATTAAGGCCGGGGTGAAAAAACTGGATATAGCGGACAGCCTCATGGTGCTGGCCTTTTCTGAGACTCACCAGCAGCATCCGTTCGGCATACTGGAGATGATTGATAAATCCCCGGATCAATATGTGTTTACGCCGGAGCAGACGCTTAAAGTGCAGATGACCGCGGCGAATTCATCCCAGCTGATGGCCCGGGCCAAAAACACCTTGATGGAAATCGCAAGGCATGTTAATTACTAG
- a CDS encoding SurA N-terminal domain-containing protein, translated as MQTPSPVRLLFIISFILLTMNFAASATVSAAETVDRIVAIVNEDIIRLKELNSAFEPLAEQIYAKDYAESKEQEILYEKRMEVLNQLIDEALADQVIQQKGITVSSQEIDSAIEQIKSMNYYTDEQLRQYLDMNGMDMADYREKIRQQILRSKLVDREVKSSIVITESDIREYYENHPEKYRGKSEYHLKNIFIPYEGDKSGSAPTPGREKISDAMAAINGGQAFEEVAKTYSEASNASDGGDLGNFALSDLQESLQPVIKDLEPGQASPVVETERGFQIFYLADIVHPEDKPLEEVAGEIRNLLYEQAVDRKFNEWLDSLRAEANIKIIR; from the coding sequence ATGCAGACACCATCCCCCGTAAGACTCCTTTTTATCATCAGTTTCATTTTGCTTACGATGAATTTCGCCGCGTCCGCCACGGTTTCGGCCGCTGAAACCGTGGACCGCATTGTCGCCATCGTCAATGAGGACATTATCCGGCTTAAGGAACTCAACTCGGCTTTTGAGCCTCTGGCAGAGCAGATTTACGCCAAGGATTACGCGGAGTCCAAAGAACAGGAAATCCTGTATGAAAAGCGCATGGAGGTGTTAAACCAGCTGATCGATGAGGCTCTGGCGGATCAGGTGATCCAGCAGAAAGGCATCACCGTGTCATCCCAGGAAATCGATAGCGCCATTGAGCAGATCAAATCAATGAACTATTATACGGATGAGCAACTGCGGCAGTATTTGGATATGAACGGCATGGATATGGCGGATTACCGGGAAAAGATTCGCCAGCAGATCCTTCGGAGCAAGCTGGTCGACCGTGAGGTCAAGTCCAGCATCGTGATTACGGAATCCGACATCCGCGAATACTATGAGAACCATCCGGAAAAGTATCGGGGAAAATCGGAGTATCATCTGAAAAACATATTTATTCCGTATGAAGGGGATAAGAGCGGGAGTGCCCCGACTCCGGGCAGAGAGAAAATTTCCGACGCCATGGCTGCAATAAATGGGGGCCAGGCATTTGAAGAAGTGGCAAAGACATACTCCGAAGCCAGCAATGCCTCGGACGGTGGGGATCTGGGAAATTTTGCCCTGAGCGATTTGCAGGAAAGCCTGCAGCCGGTCATTAAAGACTTGGAACCCGGCCAGGCCTCGCCGGTTGTGGAAACCGAACGCGGATTCCAGATTTTTTATCTGGCGGATATCGTTCACCCGGAGGATAAGCCTCTCGAAGAGGTTGCCGGTGAGATTCGCAATCTTCTCTATGAGCAGGCCGTAGACAGGAAATTCAACGAATGGCTGGATTCGTTGCGGGCTGAGGCAAACATTAAAATTATCCGTTAA
- a CDS encoding DUF4115 domain-containing protein, producing MNENRFKSCLRPVSFGRYIRAIRIRKGIKLQTVADDIGISLHQLYLIETEDHDELPNADFVKEVLRSYANYIEIDADDLIDRYEINRSATLPSRRSGKRKERTGVMSMLPRLFLALVVVLAMGGLLSASVYYGWQSLFDRNNQSEATSPREASAAPNRGAHVSDSLVLTIDATEKTWIKINIDGEEPLEYLLRPKDHVELEAGSHYHMLIGNAGGLEMKLNGEPVRINGKSGEVVTLELPRPKTNRIKNNAE from the coding sequence TTGAATGAAAACCGCTTCAAATCTTGCTTGAGGCCGGTTTCCTTCGGCCGGTATATAAGGGCGATCCGGATCCGGAAAGGGATCAAGCTGCAGACGGTTGCCGATGATATCGGAATCAGTCTGCATCAGCTGTATTTAATTGAAACCGAGGATCATGATGAGCTTCCGAATGCGGATTTCGTCAAAGAGGTGCTCAGGTCCTATGCGAACTACATAGAGATTGACGCGGATGACCTGATTGATCGTTACGAAATCAACCGATCCGCTACTTTGCCGTCGCGCCGGTCCGGGAAAAGAAAAGAGCGCACCGGGGTGATGAGCATGCTTCCCCGGCTGTTTCTGGCGCTGGTTGTAGTCCTTGCAATGGGGGGGCTTTTGTCCGCATCTGTCTATTACGGCTGGCAGTCCCTGTTTGACCGGAATAATCAATCTGAAGCCACATCACCGCGTGAGGCATCTGCCGCGCCAAACCGGGGAGCCCATGTGTCGGACAGTCTCGTGCTGACCATTGATGCCACCGAAAAAACCTGGATCAAGATTAATATTGATGGCGAGGAGCCATTGGAATATCTCCTGCGGCCCAAGGATCATGTGGAGCTCGAAGCCGGCAGCCACTACCATATGCTTATCGGCAATGCCGGGGGGCTTGAGATGAAATTAAACGGAGAGCCCGTCAGGATCAACGGAAAGAGCGGTGAAGTGGTGACTCTGGAGCTGCCCCGTCCAAAAACGAATCGCATCAAAAATAATGCTGAGTGA
- the mgtE gene encoding magnesium transporter → MLSERNKILIETIKRLLRRGSEARLKKIISKIHAADLSAVFPSLSAYNQRNLFKLIDDQEKRGVILSELDEDIILTLIDDLSVDELVKILEYMPSDDGGALIRLLSADKADAVIERMKKEGAEDVEGLLQYEDDTAGAIMIPDFIALNEEMTAGEVIELLQTKEYKDIEMPFYIYVVDEGNQLVGVCSLRQLVVVPAETPLKQFMSTDVISVRTDMDQEEVAKIVARYNFLAVPVVNEDQQMVGIVTVDDVIDVFREEATEDILKMAGVGEEFVETKSVLRSTRIRLPWLFASFVGGIIAVFIIDHFEQSLKEVAYLAAFIPVIMGMGGNIGIQSSTIVVRGIATGRINIRHLWQVVSKELMVGLILGGVYGLLLATLAHLHYNAGWVAISVGAGVASSMALAALVGSLLPMIFARFDVDPAVATGPFVTTSIDIISVFFYFQLATFFLGL, encoded by the coding sequence ATGCTGAGTGAACGCAACAAAATACTGATCGAGACCATTAAGCGGCTGCTGCGGCGCGGCTCCGAAGCCCGGCTGAAAAAAATTATCAGTAAGATCCATGCGGCGGATCTTTCCGCTGTTTTCCCCTCGCTTTCCGCCTATAACCAGCGAAACCTCTTTAAATTAATCGATGACCAGGAAAAGCGCGGCGTTATCCTGAGCGAACTCGACGAGGATATCATCCTCACGCTGATCGATGATCTAAGCGTTGATGAATTGGTCAAAATCCTCGAATACATGCCTTCTGATGACGGCGGCGCCCTGATTCGTCTGCTGTCCGCGGATAAGGCGGATGCGGTTATTGAACGGATGAAAAAAGAGGGTGCAGAGGACGTTGAAGGCCTTCTGCAGTATGAGGATGATACGGCCGGGGCCATAATGATCCCGGATTTCATCGCATTAAATGAGGAGATGACCGCCGGGGAAGTTATAGAACTGCTTCAGACGAAAGAATACAAAGATATTGAGATGCCCTTCTATATCTATGTGGTGGATGAGGGCAATCAGCTGGTGGGGGTCTGTTCGCTGCGGCAGCTGGTGGTTGTGCCGGCGGAGACGCCGCTTAAGCAATTTATGTCCACAGACGTGATTTCTGTGCGAACGGACATGGATCAGGAAGAGGTGGCAAAGATTGTGGCCCGTTACAATTTTCTGGCTGTGCCGGTCGTGAATGAAGATCAGCAGATGGTGGGGATTGTAACGGTTGATGACGTAATCGACGTATTCCGGGAAGAGGCCACAGAGGACATACTGAAAATGGCCGGTGTCGGCGAGGAGTTTGTAGAGACCAAATCCGTCCTCCGCAGCACGCGGATCCGGCTGCCCTGGTTGTTTGCAAGTTTTGTGGGCGGGATTATCGCGGTATTTATTATCGATCATTTTGAGCAAAGTTTAAAGGAAGTCGCCTACTTGGCCGCGTTTATACCGGTTATCATGGGCATGGGCGGAAATATCGGGATTCAATCCTCTACTATTGTCGTTCGCGGTATTGCCACCGGCCGCATTAATATCCGACATTTGTGGCAGGTGGTATCCAAGGAACTCATGGTGGGGCTGATTCTCGGGGGCGTGTATGGTCTGCTCCTGGCCACCCTGGCCCATCTTCATTACAACGCCGGGTGGGTTGCCATTTCCGTCGGTGCCGGAGTTGCCTCGTCAATGGCCCTTGCCGCGCTGGTGGGCTCGCTTTTGCCCATGATCTTCGCCCGGTTCGACGTTGATCCGGCGGTAGCCACCGGTCCGTTTGTCACCACATCCATTGATATTATAAGCGTTTTCTTCTATTTCCAGCTTGCCACGTTTTTTCTCGGTCTTTAG
- the recO gene encoding DNA repair protein RecO yields the protein MSTISTSGILLRRIEYGEHDLIVTLLTFDYGKVTMMAKYARKSKKRFSGTLELFSEMTLVAALPRKGGLPVIKEAALQQPFASIRGHPLNTAYASYWTELVFAWLEEGKPQQKIYQLLRYSLTALDTGENPGVTSIVFQLYFLSFSGLSPDLRQCSRCRKDLEKLRGDRFGFDLAKGGLVCQGCLSDQPIRHQLSRGTVKQLLWIQASRPGNAGRLKFTDLAVKEGLPFLEAFVPYHLGREPKSLKFLNQMRTFKF from the coding sequence ATGTCAACCATATCCACTTCCGGTATTCTGCTCCGCCGAATTGAATACGGGGAGCATGACCTGATTGTCACCCTGCTGACCTTTGATTACGGCAAGGTCACCATGATGGCCAAATATGCCCGGAAAAGCAAAAAACGCTTCTCCGGGACGCTGGAGCTTTTCTCTGAGATGACACTTGTCGCTGCGCTGCCCCGAAAAGGAGGGCTTCCGGTGATCAAGGAGGCCGCGCTACAGCAGCCGTTTGCCAGCATCCGGGGACACCCTTTGAACACCGCGTATGCCAGTTACTGGACCGAATTGGTATTTGCCTGGCTGGAAGAGGGAAAGCCGCAGCAGAAGATCTATCAGCTGCTCAGATACAGCTTGACGGCCCTGGATACGGGCGAAAATCCCGGGGTCACCAGCATTGTGTTTCAACTCTATTTTTTGAGCTTCTCCGGCCTCTCCCCGGATTTAAGGCAGTGCAGCCGCTGCCGGAAGGATTTGGAAAAACTCCGGGGCGATCGGTTTGGTTTTGATCTTGCTAAGGGCGGGCTGGTATGTCAAGGATGTTTGTCGGATCAACCGATACGGCACCAGCTTTCCCGGGGAACTGTCAAGCAGCTCCTCTGGATTCAGGCAAGCCGTCCGGGAAATGCCGGCCGCCTTAAATTCACGGATTTGGCGGTTAAAGAGGGCTTGCCGTTTTTGGAGGCCTTTGTCCCCTATCATCTGGGCCGGGAGCCCAAGAGCCTGAAGTTTTTGAATCAAATGCGGACCTTTAAATTCTGA
- a CDS encoding galactokinase — translation MAASIQDILENESIQASAPCRVDMGGTLDISSFYYPLAYLGPCTVNIAVNLQTAVRLSPHQEGYVRISSRGFESAEYRLDELPFAHPMGLMFAVAAYYRIDGIHIQIDSASPPQSALGGSSVAAVAMIGAYQKLFAKMGKQALPKDQIALLAHAIEQSIAGVPCGLQDQLAAVYGGVHAWSWESRAGRPVYEQKPLVPAATHSLLDKSLLLAYCGIPHVSKDINSRWVNGFLAGHTRREWVEIAGCTREFAGAIENLDYDAAVYWMNRETDIRCQLTPDVLDETGARLVAAARETGCGARFCGAGGGGCLWAIGTPDNIQALRGKWSDILDAVPDGRLLDASIDADGLM, via the coding sequence ATGGCTGCATCCATTCAAGACATACTCGAAAATGAATCCATCCAGGCCTCCGCCCCCTGTCGGGTGGATATGGGGGGGACGCTTGATATCAGCAGTTTTTATTATCCTTTGGCCTATCTTGGCCCCTGCACGGTCAATATCGCGGTCAATCTGCAAACCGCCGTGCGGCTGAGCCCGCATCAGGAAGGGTATGTCCGGATTTCCTCCCGGGGGTTTGAAAGTGCTGAATACAGGCTGGATGAGCTGCCGTTTGCCCATCCCATGGGGCTGATGTTTGCCGTTGCCGCCTATTATCGCATAGACGGCATTCATATCCAAATTGATTCCGCATCTCCGCCCCAAAGCGCGCTGGGCGGTTCCTCGGTGGCGGCGGTGGCCATGATCGGTGCTTATCAGAAACTGTTTGCGAAGATGGGAAAGCAGGCCCTGCCAAAGGATCAAATAGCGCTTCTGGCGCATGCCATTGAACAGAGCATTGCCGGGGTCCCATGCGGGCTTCAGGACCAGCTGGCTGCGGTATACGGCGGTGTGCATGCCTGGTCCTGGGAAAGCCGGGCAGGGCGCCCGGTTTATGAGCAAAAACCGCTGGTCCCGGCGGCAACGCATTCATTGCTTGACAAATCCCTTCTGCTGGCCTATTGCGGAATACCTCACGTTTCAAAAGATATTAACAGCCGATGGGTTAACGGGTTTCTTGCCGGCCATACCCGCAGGGAATGGGTGGAAATTGCCGGGTGCACGAGAGAATTCGCCGGGGCCATTGAAAATTTGGATTATGATGCGGCTGTTTACTGGATGAATCGGGAGACAGATATTCGGTGTCAGCTCACCCCGGATGTGCTGGATGAGACCGGCGCCCGCCTGGTTGCTGCCGCACGGGAGACCGGGTGCGGGGCCAGATTCTGCGGCGCCGGGGGCGGCGGCTGCCTCTGGGCGATAGGGACTCCGGATAATATTCAGGCGCTGCGCGGCAAATGGTCTGATATTTTGGATGCTGTGCCGGATGGCCGGCTTTTGGACGCATCAATAGATGCGGACGGGTTGATGTAA